One window of Cydia pomonella isolate Wapato2018A chromosome 7, ilCydPomo1, whole genome shotgun sequence genomic DNA carries:
- the LOC133519856 gene encoding uncharacterized protein LOC133519856, which yields MSRISGRHFVPWPARARMFRTRTRTLIFAVVSIASTATFALAEPIITNPALPTTLSTPTTPTVPAVLLSSCQKLDHFIEIYDLDSRGFVQTLKLCNEEPINSNTTTEGTSVLLKLYNEIKGEQCTFKDGMDQKLIECVNKVLGFKPQLTADDAKNHFGRNGTRALRFEDQECINSVKVRECVETILSEKHMAPEFLGCKKSIIRGFNITANICQLKAKVRGARGSGMKSLPSDILILGTAVMLIKLTLSLI from the exons ATGTCCAGGATAAGCGGTCGTCATTTTGTGCCGTGGCCTGCTCGAGCCAGGATGTTTCGTACTAGGACTAGGACACTTATTTTTGCTGTCGTTAGCATAGCTAGCACAGCTACGTTcg CATTGGCCGAACCCATAATCACGAACCCCGCACTACCCACCACATTATCAACACCCACAACACCAACAGTACCAGCAGTACTTCTTTC ATCTTGCCAAAAACTTGaccattttattgaaatctatGATCTAGATTCTCGTGGTTTtgtacaaactttaaaattatgtaacgAAGAACCCATTAACTCGAACACGACCACCGAAGGGACTTCTGTGTTGCTCAAACTGTACAATGAAATAAAGGGAGAACAGT GCACCTTTAAGGATGGAATGGATCAAAAGTTAATTGAATGCGTCAACAAGGTACTTGGATTTAAACCTCAGCTTACAGCTGACGACGCGAAAAATCATTTTGGACGTAATGGCACACGCGCCTTACGATTcgag GATCAAGAATGTATAAATTCAGTAAAGGTACGAGAATGTGTGGAAACTATTTTGTCAGAAAAGCATATGGCACCTGAGTTCTTAGGATGCAAAAAGAGCATCATCCGCGGATTTAATATAACAGCCAATATATGCCAACTAAAGgctaaa GTCCGTGGCGCTAGAGGCAGTGGCATGAAGTCTTTACCTTCAGACATATTAATTTTGGGCACTGCAGTAATGCTGATTAAACTAACACTTTcacttatttaa